The proteins below come from a single Caulobacter segnis ATCC 21756 genomic window:
- a CDS encoding methylated-DNA--[protein]-cysteine S-methyltransferase, with amino-acid sequence MPTQGFALFDTSIGRCGLAWGASGLIGLQLPESTPGAAWARLRRRFPEAVESEPPPEVEAVIDRIRDLLSGGRDDLADVPLDLGGQSAFNLRVYEIARAIAPGETSTYGEVAKAMGEPGAARAVGKALGENPWPIVVPCHRVLSASGGIGGFSAPGGSTTKARLLTLEKAKTDAVPTLFDLEFSVAPPRGARVPSPLAGEGVAESDG; translated from the coding sequence ATGCCGACCCAGGGTTTCGCCCTTTTCGACACCAGCATCGGGCGCTGCGGCCTCGCTTGGGGGGCGAGCGGCCTGATCGGCTTGCAGTTGCCCGAGAGCACGCCCGGCGCGGCCTGGGCGCGGCTGCGGCGGCGTTTCCCCGAGGCCGTCGAGTCCGAGCCTCCGCCCGAGGTCGAGGCGGTGATCGATCGGATCCGCGACCTGCTGTCGGGCGGGCGCGACGATCTGGCCGACGTGCCGTTGGATCTCGGCGGCCAGTCCGCCTTCAATCTGCGAGTCTACGAGATCGCCCGGGCCATCGCGCCGGGCGAGACCTCGACCTATGGCGAGGTCGCCAAGGCCATGGGCGAGCCGGGCGCGGCCCGGGCCGTAGGCAAGGCGCTCGGCGAGAACCCCTGGCCGATCGTGGTGCCCTGTCACCGGGTGCTGTCCGCTTCGGGCGGCATCGGCGGGTTCTCGGCGCCCGGCGGCTCGACCACCAAGGCCCGGCTGCTGACGCTGGAAAAGGCCAAGACCGACGCGGTCCCGACCCTGTTCGACCTGGAGTTCTCGGTCGCGCCGCCGCGGGGGGCGCGAGTTCCTTCTCCCCTTGCGGGAGAAGGTGTCGCCGAAAGCGACGGATGA
- a CDS encoding amidohydrolase, whose amino-acid sequence MRRLALAALLAVTSLSTIPFSMAWAGDLLIHGGPIHTGVDAAPTAQAVLIRDDKILFVGDLAAAKAKAAKDVRDIDLKGAAAYPGFVDAHAHLTGIGLRELTLNLDQVKSVAELVAAVKAYAAAHPEGAIYGRGWIETHWPEKRFPTKADLDAAAPGRIVVLGRSDGHASVASSAALAKAGITAATPAPAGGQILKGADGQPDGMLIDHAQSLVKDVIPPPSETLKREALRKAGQLYASRGWTGLGNMSVMADDLALLRDEAAKGAFHIRVDNYMDPSGAAEVLAKGPQTDATGLIRVRGIKLYMDGALGSRGAALLEPYSDAEGLGLQLTQRDQGLALMKKAKAVSAQVAMHAIGDRGNRMTLDWFEEALAGDTKARWRIEHAQIVADTDLPRFAKLGVIASMQPSHAIGDLYFAPARLGKDRLHEGYRWNDFLKAGVVVAAGSDAPVEVGDPRIEFYAAVYRHSLDGFANADWHLEEAVTRAEALKMLTLAPAYAAFREKELGTLEAGKKADLTAFDQDLMTIEPKAILTAQPVLTVVDGKVAFAR is encoded by the coding sequence TTGCGCCGCCTCGCTCTCGCCGCCCTGCTCGCCGTGACGTCACTTTCGACGATCCCCTTCTCCATGGCATGGGCCGGCGACCTCCTGATCCACGGCGGCCCGATCCACACCGGCGTCGACGCCGCGCCGACCGCCCAGGCGGTGCTGATCCGGGACGACAAGATCCTGTTCGTCGGCGACCTGGCCGCCGCCAAGGCCAAGGCGGCCAAGGACGTCCGCGACATCGACCTGAAGGGCGCGGCCGCCTATCCGGGCTTCGTCGACGCCCACGCGCACCTGACCGGCATCGGCCTGCGCGAGCTGACGCTCAATCTCGACCAGGTGAAGTCGGTGGCCGAGCTGGTCGCCGCCGTGAAGGCCTACGCCGCCGCCCATCCCGAAGGCGCGATCTACGGCCGCGGCTGGATCGAGACCCACTGGCCCGAGAAGCGCTTCCCGACCAAGGCCGATCTCGACGCCGCCGCGCCGGGCCGGATCGTGGTGCTGGGCCGCTCGGACGGCCACGCCAGCGTCGCCTCCAGCGCCGCTCTCGCCAAGGCCGGGATCACCGCGGCGACCCCCGCCCCGGCCGGCGGCCAGATCCTGAAGGGCGCCGACGGCCAGCCCGACGGCATGCTGATCGACCACGCCCAAAGCCTGGTGAAGGACGTCATCCCGCCCCCCAGCGAAACCCTCAAGCGCGAAGCCCTACGCAAGGCTGGCCAGCTCTACGCCTCGCGCGGGTGGACGGGCCTTGGGAACATGAGCGTCATGGCCGACGACCTGGCCTTGCTGCGCGACGAGGCCGCCAAGGGCGCCTTCCACATCCGGGTCGACAACTACATGGACCCCAGCGGCGCGGCCGAGGTCCTGGCCAAGGGACCGCAGACCGACGCCACGGGCCTGATCCGCGTACGCGGGATCAAGCTCTACATGGACGGCGCCCTGGGCTCGCGCGGCGCGGCGCTCCTTGAACCCTACAGCGATGCTGAGGGGCTTGGCCTGCAGCTGACCCAACGCGACCAGGGCCTGGCCCTGATGAAGAAGGCCAAGGCGGTCAGCGCTCAGGTCGCCATGCACGCCATCGGCGACCGCGGTAACCGCATGACCCTGGACTGGTTCGAGGAAGCCCTGGCGGGGGATACGAAGGCCCGCTGGCGCATCGAGCACGCCCAGATCGTCGCCGACACCGACCTGCCGCGTTTCGCCAAGCTGGGCGTCATCGCCTCGATGCAGCCCAGCCACGCGATCGGCGACCTCTATTTCGCCCCGGCGCGCCTGGGCAAGGATCGCCTGCACGAAGGCTATCGCTGGAACGACTTCCTGAAGGCCGGCGTGGTGGTCGCGGCGGGGTCCGACGCCCCCGTCGAGGTGGGCGATCCGCGCATCGAATTCTACGCCGCTGTTTACCGTCATTCGCTGGACGGGTTCGCCAACGCCGACTGGCATCTGGAAGAGGCCGTGACCCGCGCCGAGGCGCTGAAGATGCTGACCCTGGCGCCGGCCTACGCCGCCTTCCGCGAGAAGGAGCTGGGCACGCTGGAAGCCGGAAAAAAGGCGGACCTGACGGCCTTCGACCAGGACCTGATGACCATCGAACCCAAGGCGATCCTGACCGCTCAGCCGGTGCTCACGGTGGTGGACGGAAAGGTGGCGTTCGCGCGCTGA
- a CDS encoding CZB domain-containing protein yields the protein MDLTEEAHAHARIYDELVDAVADKRQVDAAKLRADRQCTTGQWLHGPLQQRWAGNHTYLNCVEAHREFHQAAFEVAELINRGEYAEANRRLRNGNRLSMATSGLNTAFRRLRVALDTVTA from the coding sequence ATGGACCTTACCGAAGAAGCGCACGCGCACGCCCGGATCTATGACGAGCTGGTCGACGCCGTTGCCGACAAGCGCCAAGTCGACGCCGCCAAGCTGCGCGCCGACCGTCAATGCACCACGGGCCAGTGGCTGCATGGACCGCTCCAGCAGCGCTGGGCCGGCAACCACACCTATCTGAACTGCGTAGAAGCCCACCGCGAGTTCCACCAGGCCGCTTTCGAGGTGGCTGAGCTGATCAACCGCGGCGAATACGCCGAGGCCAATCGCCGGCTACGCAACGGCAATCGCCTGTCGATGGCCACCTCGGGCCTGAACACCGCCTTCCGCCGCCTGCGCGTGGCGCTGGATACGGTTACGGCCTAG
- a CDS encoding helicase-related protein — translation MSDRSTGLAPSKLTAVLGPTNTGKTHLAVERMLGHASGMIGLPLRLLAREIYDRVVKLRGKASVALITGEEKIVPARAAYFVCTVEAMPLAREVEFLAVDEIQLCADPERGHIFTHRLLHARGKFETMFLGAGTMAPLVRRLLPDAEIVSRERFSNLSYAGSKKLTRLPRRTAIVAFSTDAVYAIAELIRRQRGGAAVVMGSLSPRTRNAQVALYQSGEVDFLVATDAIGMGLNMDVDHVAFAGLRKFDGKRTRWLYPQEVGQIAGRAGRYTRDGTFGVTSDCEEIDEDLVEAVESHTFEPIVAAEWRNARLDFSSLPGLLRSLAETPQRGGLKLSDEALDERTLRALAKDEDVIKRCKADRSALIRLWEVCQTPDFRKTTDDDHQRMARTLFDDLTTGRKRLPEDWVNAQFKALDRTDGEIDSLAARLSGVRTLSYIANRPDWVANPAHWQGLTRQLEDRISDTLHEKLMARFIDRRTSALMKQLGERETLYAGVGQDGEVTVEGHVVGHLSGVAFTPAKGASPLEEKALRNAAQRAVGPEIARRLGVLASEADDAFALTPDGMILWRGEAAGAVRRDLPLLSPRARLLGELGPAAVRERAERRLDAFLASEVDRHLAPLRKLERALAGGELRGLPRGIAHRLLEAGGVLDKRPVDPELKALSQAERRTLKSLGVRIGAFSLYSPSVLRAEAVACARALSPSGWRGALTTLEKLPSPEPSARELSASGLRAVAGFSIPVEQLETLDALLRAEQRPGGVILTDAALEKLGWTAAQASTVLRALDYTPAIRAKPDQPIVWKRRGAAKLEQKPVKARPDSPFAALAKLTEPPPAPARRKRPRRRKPAPPKLAAS, via the coding sequence ATGAGTGACCGTTCGACCGGCCTGGCCCCTTCGAAGCTGACCGCGGTCCTGGGGCCCACCAACACCGGCAAGACGCACCTGGCCGTCGAGCGGATGCTGGGTCACGCCTCGGGCATGATCGGCCTGCCGCTGCGCCTGCTGGCGCGGGAGATTTACGACCGTGTCGTCAAGCTGCGCGGCAAAGCCAGCGTCGCCCTGATCACCGGCGAGGAGAAGATCGTCCCGGCCCGCGCGGCCTATTTCGTCTGCACGGTCGAGGCCATGCCGCTGGCGCGGGAGGTCGAGTTCCTGGCCGTCGACGAGATCCAGCTGTGCGCCGATCCCGAGCGCGGCCATATCTTCACCCACCGCCTGCTGCACGCACGCGGCAAGTTCGAGACGATGTTCCTGGGCGCCGGGACCATGGCCCCGCTGGTCCGCCGCCTGCTGCCCGACGCCGAGATCGTCAGCCGCGAGCGGTTCTCCAACCTCTCCTACGCCGGCTCCAAGAAGCTGACCCGCCTGCCTCGGCGTACGGCGATCGTCGCCTTCTCCACCGATGCGGTCTACGCGATCGCCGAGCTGATCCGGCGCCAAAGGGGTGGCGCGGCCGTGGTCATGGGCTCTCTGTCCCCCCGCACCCGCAACGCTCAGGTGGCGCTTTATCAGTCCGGCGAGGTCGACTTCCTGGTCGCCACCGACGCGATCGGCATGGGCCTGAACATGGACGTCGACCACGTCGCCTTCGCCGGCCTGCGCAAGTTCGACGGCAAGCGGACCCGCTGGCTCTACCCGCAGGAGGTCGGCCAGATCGCCGGCCGCGCCGGCCGCTACACCCGCGACGGCACCTTCGGCGTCACCAGCGACTGCGAGGAGATCGACGAGGACCTGGTCGAGGCCGTGGAGAGCCACACCTTCGAGCCGATCGTCGCCGCCGAGTGGCGCAACGCCCGTCTCGACTTTAGCTCCCTGCCGGGCCTGCTGCGCTCCCTGGCCGAGACGCCTCAGCGCGGGGGACTCAAGCTGTCCGACGAGGCGCTGGACGAGCGCACCCTGCGCGCCCTCGCCAAGGACGAAGACGTCATCAAGCGCTGCAAGGCCGACCGCTCGGCCCTGATCCGCCTGTGGGAAGTCTGCCAGACGCCGGACTTCCGCAAGACCACCGATGACGACCACCAGCGCATGGCGCGCACCCTGTTCGACGACTTGACCACGGGCCGCAAGCGCCTGCCGGAAGACTGGGTCAACGCCCAGTTCAAGGCGCTGGACCGCACCGACGGCGAGATCGACAGCCTGGCCGCGCGCCTGTCGGGCGTGCGCACGCTCAGCTACATCGCCAACCGCCCGGACTGGGTGGCCAATCCCGCCCACTGGCAGGGCCTGACCCGTCAGCTCGAGGACCGCATCAGCGACACCCTGCACGAGAAGCTGATGGCCCGGTTCATCGACCGCCGCACCAGCGCGCTGATGAAACAGTTGGGCGAGCGCGAGACGCTCTATGCGGGCGTCGGTCAGGACGGCGAGGTGACGGTCGAGGGCCATGTGGTCGGCCATCTGTCGGGCGTGGCCTTCACCCCGGCCAAGGGCGCCTCGCCGCTGGAGGAGAAGGCCCTGCGCAACGCCGCCCAGCGCGCGGTCGGCCCCGAGATCGCCCGTCGCCTGGGCGTCCTGGCCAGCGAGGCCGACGACGCCTTCGCCCTGACGCCCGACGGCATGATCCTGTGGCGCGGCGAGGCGGCCGGGGCGGTGCGCCGCGACCTGCCCTTGCTGTCGCCCCGCGCGCGCCTGCTGGGCGAGCTGGGCCCCGCCGCCGTGCGCGAGCGAGCCGAGCGGCGGCTGGACGCCTTCCTGGCCTCCGAGGTCGACCGGCATCTGGCGCCGCTGCGCAAGCTGGAGCGGGCCCTGGCCGGCGGCGAGCTGAGGGGCCTGCCGCGCGGCATCGCCCACCGCCTGCTGGAAGCCGGCGGCGTCCTGGACAAGCGCCCGGTCGATCCCGAGCTGAAAGCCCTCAGCCAGGCCGAGCGCCGCACGCTGAAGAGCCTGGGCGTCCGGATCGGCGCCTTCAGCCTCTATAGCCCCAGCGTGCTGCGGGCCGAGGCGGTCGCCTGCGCGCGGGCCCTCAGCCCTTCGGGCTGGCGCGGGGCCCTGACCACGCTGGAGAAGCTGCCCTCGCCCGAGCCCAGCGCCCGCGAGCTGTCGGCCAGCGGTCTGCGGGCCGTGGCCGGCTTCAGCATCCCGGTCGAACAGCTCGAGACGTTGGACGCCCTGCTGCGCGCCGAGCAGCGCCCGGGCGGCGTCATCCTGACCGACGCGGCGCTGGAGAAGCTGGGCTGGACCGCCGCCCAGGCCTCGACCGTGCTGCGCGCCCTTGACTACACCCCCGCCATCCGCGCCAAGCCCGACCAGCCGATCGTCTGGAAGCGCCGGGGCGCGGCCAAGCTGGAGCAGAAGCCGGTCAAGGCGCGGCCGGACTCGCCGTTCGCGGCCCTGGCCAAGCTGACCGAACCACCGCCCGCGCCCGCGCGCCGCAAGCGCCCTCGCCGCCGTAAACCCGCCCCGCCCAAGCTGGCCGCCTCGTGA
- a CDS encoding RNA-binding S4 domain-containing protein, with product MSDAASSNDAARADVWLWRARFFKTRSLAAKFVDEGRIRLTRAGAESRIDKPSRTVKPGDVLVFGLAGRLIAIRVLDCGERRGPAMEARGLYEAVEG from the coding sequence GTGAGCGACGCCGCGTCCTCGAACGACGCCGCCCGCGCCGACGTCTGGCTTTGGCGCGCGCGTTTCTTCAAGACCCGCTCGCTCGCGGCGAAGTTCGTCGACGAAGGCCGCATCCGCCTGACCCGCGCCGGCGCCGAAAGCCGCATCGACAAGCCTTCGCGGACCGTCAAGCCGGGTGATGTCCTGGTGTTCGGCCTGGCCGGGCGCCTGATCGCGATCCGCGTGCTCGATTGCGGCGAACGCCGGGGCCCGGCGATGGAGGCGCGGGGGTTATATGAGGCTGTAGAGGGGTAG
- a CDS encoding putative bifunctional diguanylate cyclase/phosphodiesterase, with protein MMGDALAVGDGGEEAARERAAARAFAFGAFVRDAPFPTALLGADLALIAVSRAWTAQAIGPSLTIGADASGIVGPDDRAALLACAYEGADFSRYLPAVAEDGSQRFWRTEFGACRQEDGGVYAVMVTARDVTGYAESVLRAERDEQRLRMALELDDLLVREYDLRTGEIFFSDTAPGLRKWCVFKDDPLEIVHPDDRQQCADVIASRKVGEARVFEFRLNRDDGVETWIRAVGKVFVDQDGQPEKLVNLFKDITDRRRQTEAIETLAFKDPLTGLPNRALFQHRFNEAVSASETLGEMFGLIMIDVDHFKDINDTLGHDAGDVLLKRLAGMLRRAFRSGDTVARLGGDEFAVILRGLRGEADMMRPIQKLQELLQRPIEYAGRSFTATASIGAALHGDPEADPAHMIKNADIALYHAKEAGRNRSIVFEPAMRTELERRVELLRDVRAAVAANEFTLFYQPVVDIRERRVVGFEALMRWIHPEQGVLTPGHFMAAFEDQELSLRLGDLAFEQSLRQMRAWLDQGVEFGRIAVNISAAQFRSGRLAEEVQERLARWNVPCARLTIEVTENVYMGWGSDLVSGNISRLHAAGVMIALDDFGTGYASLANLRQFPIDRLKIDKSFVQNAEDEAIVKAVITLGASMGMKVVAEGVEDPDQLAALIRYGCDQIQGYHFGKPMPAEEVAGFLERFGA; from the coding sequence ATGATGGGGGACGCGCTGGCGGTGGGGGACGGCGGCGAAGAGGCCGCGCGCGAGCGCGCCGCGGCGCGAGCCTTCGCATTTGGCGCTTTCGTCCGTGATGCGCCCTTCCCGACGGCCCTGCTGGGCGCGGATCTGGCGCTGATCGCCGTCAGCCGCGCGTGGACGGCCCAGGCGATCGGGCCAAGCCTCACCATCGGCGCGGACGCGAGCGGCATCGTGGGGCCTGACGACCGGGCCGCGCTGTTGGCGTGCGCGTACGAAGGCGCCGACTTCTCGCGCTACCTGCCGGCCGTCGCCGAGGACGGGTCGCAGCGGTTCTGGCGCACCGAGTTCGGCGCCTGTCGGCAGGAGGATGGCGGCGTCTATGCGGTGATGGTCACCGCCCGTGATGTCACCGGCTACGCCGAAAGCGTCCTGCGGGCCGAGCGCGACGAGCAGCGCCTGAGGATGGCGCTTGAGCTCGACGACCTTCTTGTGCGCGAATACGACCTGCGCACGGGCGAGATATTCTTCTCCGACACCGCGCCTGGCCTGCGGAAGTGGTGCGTGTTCAAGGACGATCCGCTGGAGATCGTCCATCCCGACGACCGCCAGCAATGCGCCGATGTCATCGCCTCCCGAAAAGTCGGCGAGGCGCGGGTGTTCGAATTCCGCCTGAACCGCGACGACGGCGTCGAAACCTGGATCCGCGCGGTCGGCAAGGTGTTTGTCGATCAGGACGGCCAGCCCGAGAAGCTGGTGAACCTGTTCAAGGACATCACCGACCGCCGCCGCCAGACCGAGGCCATCGAGACCCTGGCCTTCAAGGATCCGCTGACCGGCCTGCCCAACCGCGCGCTGTTCCAGCATCGGTTTAACGAGGCCGTTTCGGCGTCCGAGACCTTGGGCGAGATGTTCGGCCTGATCATGATCGACGTCGATCACTTCAAGGACATCAACGACACGCTGGGCCACGACGCTGGCGACGTGCTGCTCAAGCGCCTGGCGGGCATGCTGCGACGGGCGTTCCGTTCGGGCGACACCGTGGCGCGCCTGGGCGGGGACGAGTTCGCGGTGATCCTGCGCGGCCTGCGCGGCGAAGCCGACATGATGCGGCCTATCCAGAAGCTGCAGGAGCTGCTGCAGCGCCCGATCGAGTATGCTGGGCGCAGCTTCACGGCCACCGCGAGCATCGGCGCGGCGCTGCACGGCGATCCCGAGGCCGACCCGGCCCACATGATCAAGAACGCCGACATCGCCCTCTATCACGCTAAGGAGGCGGGCCGGAATCGCAGCATCGTCTTCGAACCGGCGATGCGCACCGAGCTGGAGCGACGGGTCGAGCTGCTGCGCGACGTTCGCGCGGCCGTCGCGGCGAACGAGTTCACCCTCTTCTACCAGCCTGTCGTCGACATCCGCGAGCGGCGGGTCGTGGGGTTCGAGGCCCTGATGCGCTGGATCCATCCGGAACAGGGCGTGCTGACGCCGGGCCATTTCATGGCGGCGTTCGAGGACCAGGAACTGTCGCTGCGGCTGGGGGACCTGGCCTTCGAGCAGTCGCTACGCCAGATGCGGGCCTGGCTGGACCAGGGCGTCGAGTTCGGCCGCATCGCGGTCAACATCTCCGCGGCCCAGTTCCGCAGCGGCCGCCTGGCCGAAGAGGTGCAGGAGCGTCTGGCGCGCTGGAACGTGCCGTGCGCGCGCCTGACCATCGAGGTCACCGAGAACGTCTATATGGGCTGGGGCTCGGATCTCGTCAGCGGCAATATCAGCCGCCTGCACGCGGCGGGCGTCATGATCGCGCTGGACGACTTCGGCACCGGCTACGCCAGCCTGGCCAACCTTCGCCAGTTCCCGATCGACCGCCTGAAGATCGACAAGTCCTTCGTCCAGAACGCCGAGGACGAGGCGATCGTGAAGGCCGTGATCACCCTGGGGGCCTCCATGGGCATGAAGGTGGTGGCCGAGGGCGTCGAGGACCCGGACCAGTTGGCGGCCCTGATCCGCTACGGCTGCGACCAGATCCAAGGCTACCACTTCGGCAAGCCGATGCCGGCGGAAGAGGTGGCGGGGTTCCTGGAGCGGTTTGGGGCGTAG
- the fdxA gene encoding ferredoxin FdxA — MTYIVTDACVRCKFMDCVEVCPVDCFYEGENFLVINPDECIDCGVCEPECPVDAIKPDTEDEPDGKWLRVNADYAKVWPNITVKGVPPEDREQFERETGKFEKYFSEKPGKGS; from the coding sequence ATGACCTATATCGTCACCGACGCCTGTGTCCGCTGCAAGTTCATGGACTGCGTGGAGGTGTGCCCGGTCGATTGCTTCTACGAAGGCGAGAACTTCCTCGTCATCAATCCCGACGAATGCATCGATTGCGGCGTCTGCGAACCCGAGTGCCCGGTCGACGCGATCAAGCCCGACACCGAGGATGAGCCGGACGGCAAGTGGCTGCGCGTCAACGCCGACTACGCCAAGGTCTGGCCCAACATCACGGTCAAGGGCGTCCCGCCGGAAGACCGCGAACAGTTCGAGCGCGAGACCGGCAAGTTCGAGAAGTACTTCAGCGAAAAGCCCGGCAAGGGCTCCTGA
- a CDS encoding CarD family transcriptional regulator: MSKTGLEFSVGDHVVYPAHGVGNIQAIETQEVAGMSLEVYVITFDHEKMTLRVPTKKAKTAGLRPLAEGGTVSQALTTLKGRARVKRTMWSRRAQEYEAKINSGDLISIAEVVRDLHRAENQPEQSYSERQLYESALDRMAREVAAIERIDREAAIGILTKSLVKAA, from the coding sequence ATGAGCAAGACTGGTCTGGAATTCTCGGTCGGCGATCACGTCGTTTATCCCGCGCACGGCGTGGGCAACATTCAGGCGATCGAGACCCAGGAAGTGGCCGGTATGTCGCTCGAAGTCTACGTCATCACCTTCGACCACGAGAAAATGACCCTGCGCGTCCCGACCAAGAAGGCCAAGACGGCCGGTCTGCGTCCGCTGGCCGAGGGCGGCACCGTTTCGCAGGCCCTGACCACCCTGAAGGGCCGCGCCCGCGTAAAGCGCACCATGTGGTCGCGTCGCGCCCAGGAATACGAAGCCAAGATCAACTCGGGCGACCTGATCTCGATCGCCGAGGTGGTCCGCGACCTGCACCGCGCCGAGAACCAGCCGGAACAGTCCTACTCGGAACGCCAGCTGTATGAATCGGCCCTGGACCGCATGGCCCGCGAAGTCGCCGCCATCGAGCGGATCGACCGCGAAGCCGCGATCGGCATCCTGACCAAGTCGCTGGTCAAGGCCGCCTAA
- a CDS encoding serine hydrolase domain-containing protein, which produces MPDPQDPISAPKMSRRKWLAAGGLSLLVACGALAFHFRAATPIADLTSAHAPVPPPIVLPTKPEDWRGRIDYRALDQRLADLTAQHSMEGLAVAVVEDGRLSFVQGYGLTSAKDGEPVDAHTVFRWASLSKTVAGALTAKLAADGLLSLDEPLDTFHTTLRLPRDAQRELTVEALLSQRTGLPKNAYDDRLEDGQDPAVIRHALGDVPVACAPGRCHTYQNVAYDTITEILATRTHEAYDQTVQRRLFQPLGMTSATIGQAGLVGAAHWARPHREGRILPMSEAYYRVPGAAGVNSTIVDLAVWMQAQMGLRPDVLPPAVLDSAQRPRIGTAAPYGRAPFAREIKHAGYGLGMRSFTYRGHRVIGHSGAVSGYRSTMMFDPATKTGIVMLWNSDAGLPFRFQAEFFDRAYGLPFTDWLDLKSVSDRRLAQARHLRLRETDEAG; this is translated from the coding sequence GTGCCGGACCCGCAGGACCCGATCTCCGCCCCCAAGATGTCGCGCCGCAAGTGGCTCGCGGCCGGCGGGCTGAGCTTGCTGGTCGCCTGCGGCGCGCTGGCCTTCCACTTCCGCGCCGCGACGCCGATCGCCGACCTGACCTCGGCCCATGCGCCCGTTCCGCCGCCGATCGTGCTGCCGACCAAGCCCGAGGACTGGCGCGGCCGCATCGACTATCGGGCCCTGGACCAGCGCCTTGCGGACCTGACGGCGCAACACTCGATGGAAGGCCTCGCCGTGGCGGTCGTCGAGGACGGGCGTCTCTCTTTCGTGCAGGGCTATGGCCTGACCTCGGCCAAGGACGGCGAGCCCGTCGACGCCCATACCGTGTTCCGCTGGGCCTCGCTGTCGAAGACGGTCGCCGGCGCCCTGACCGCCAAGCTCGCCGCAGACGGCCTGCTGTCGCTGGACGAGCCGCTGGACACCTTCCACACGACCTTGCGCCTGCCGCGCGACGCCCAGCGCGAGCTGACGGTCGAGGCGTTGCTGTCGCAGCGCACGGGCCTGCCCAAGAACGCCTACGACGATCGGCTTGAGGACGGCCAAGATCCGGCGGTCATCCGTCACGCGCTCGGCGACGTGCCGGTGGCCTGCGCGCCGGGGCGTTGCCACACCTACCAGAACGTCGCCTACGACACGATCACCGAGATCCTCGCGACCCGCACCCACGAGGCCTATGACCAGACCGTCCAGCGGCGACTGTTCCAGCCCCTGGGCATGACCAGCGCCACGATCGGTCAGGCCGGCCTGGTCGGCGCCGCGCACTGGGCCCGTCCCCATCGCGAGGGCCGGATCCTGCCGATGTCCGAGGCCTACTACCGGGTGCCGGGCGCGGCGGGCGTCAACTCGACCATCGTCGATCTCGCGGTCTGGATGCAGGCCCAGATGGGCCTTCGCCCCGACGTCCTGCCGCCGGCCGTACTGGACTCCGCCCAGCGCCCGCGCATCGGCACCGCCGCGCCCTATGGCCGCGCGCCGTTCGCCCGGGAGATCAAGCACGCCGGCTATGGCCTGGGCATGCGCAGCTTCACCTATCGCGGCCATCGCGTGATCGGCCACAGCGGCGCGGTCTCGGGCTACCGCTCGACCATGATGTTCGACCCGGCGACCAAGACCGGCATCGTCATGCTGTGGAACAGCGATGCGGGCCTGCCCTTCCGCTTCCAGGCCGAGTTCTTCGACCGCGCCTACGGCTTGCCCTTCACCGATTGGCTGGACCTGAAGAGCGTCTCCGATCGGCGACTGGCCCAAGCGCGCCATCTTCGATTGCGAGAGACGGACGAAGCGGGCTAG